One Gossypium hirsutum isolate 1008001.06 chromosome A08, Gossypium_hirsutum_v2.1, whole genome shotgun sequence genomic window, TATAGTTGGGTTGAAACTAGTATGCGTTAAGTGTTGACTCGGTCTTCCTGGAATTGCCACGATATTTATACTGACAAAATGTCCAACCTTTTGCCCCAGTAAACTGGCACTCATTTATTTTTTGTTCCTCAACCTACTCTTGCCAAACCACCAAACAGATCCCTATcacaagcaattaaaagtacTTAATATTTAAACACAGTCCAAGCTCcttatataatgataaaatactaGTGAAACATCCTAAAATGCTAATAAATGTACCTTAGTACAAGCAATTGACCAAGTCTAAAAGCATGAaatataaaagagttattaaCCGTAAGGTGTAGATTGCAAAGTAGAAGGCATTGGAGAATATGCATAATGGATGGGACATGTCGTATATCAATTTATGGCAATGGTGTCGGGCACTAGAGATGTACGTTTCAGGTTGCAACCGATACGAAAATGATGCATGCATACTACAATGATCGATTGCTCCATGGACGTAGGGTGTCCCATCGTTTCTTCTAAACTTTCAAGCAATGTTGACAGGTATTCCAGTACTGTAAGCCACTAATACAAAtcgacggtacctttatgtacaGGAGATATACCCATCGGTTGTTGTTGGCTATGGCACAAGAAGACAATTGAAAAATCATGTTGATTACCTTTGCAATAATACCGGGAGAGTCAATAAACGATTGAATTTTTTTCCTATTTAGGTCGAGGAGGCATGTTTGCCCCAAACCCAATATATGTGTCATCTTCGGCAAGAAACTTGAAATACTGGCCGTAATTGAACGACAAGGAAACCTTTGAGACTCCAAACACCATAGGTATTGTCTAAGACATATTGCAGCGAACTACCATAGACAACACAATTCTATAACTCAGCACGCACAAGTGATCAATATGGGTATGTATTCGCCACTATTTCAATTGTTTGATATTTAACCGAGCCATGCAAGTTTGGGTATTATAGATTAACTATTCACTTTACTTGATAGGGTACGAGCTCGTCAAATACCATTTCCATGAAATATTAGAAAACTTACGAGCAATTAACAGTGACGGGGCGGGGTAcctgataagtgctaaaagtaacatgctCTAATCCTGTTGCTAATGCATTTTTGGTTGATTATTCGatgtaaaatggtgaattttatgctcctaatcctttaaattcatgattttatacttaggagagcatttgggagtaaaaagagtgaaaaacgagcaaaaatcaaaaaattagataatcggagcaagtttcaagagccacacgggctagacatacggccgtgtgagCTATATAGTCATGTTCCAATCCGTGTGGAAATCACAAATCACACTCCAAATATATGGGAAAGCGCATTTTATAGGTTTTTTGAGCATTTTgagacctatatatgacaaaaattagaatatattaGGGATCTGacataaaatatttaagaaaacaactggaaaaacaccattgaagtcgaATCTAAAGTAGATTTCCATAAAGATTTAAGATCTCCATTTGATTTCTttaaagtttattatgagtttctttatttcttgtggttatactacCTTTGGGGTGCTTTTAATTGctatcatgaactaattttccaaaTACCTAGGAAGAAGAACCCTAGGATagattctattatttgatttttatttttacgtaataaatacttgaatcttgttctcaattatgtatgctgaaatcttggtttaatatttctagactattaatcatatttgatgtgcttgaattagagaaggaatagaccctgtttaagagtagatctagcgtaaTTACGTGGGGttgtatgcaatcctagaaacagggcaacataaatctaccggattagagtcaaatctaataggggaatccataaattgagttaatgcgataatatgggttttaattagaaagaaatttcaattagtcaacctagagtcaattgctaTTAATCTTGAAAAGAGATATGgacataatttaaggatttctacggatcaagatactaagtctAGAAATTACGTAATATAGATTGATAATAACAGAtgtagtctaggtggattctttcctgagTATTGTCCCGCTTTTTGGTTGTTAATCAgttattttcctgatttgttctttgtcatgttctttagttaattattttagttaattttagtttttaaccaATCACTCAAATTTATctgttaaataatagaaagacagtaattacaagtacttttagtcttcgtgggagCGATATCCTTGCTCACCGtagttatactattaattgattggtgcacttgccttagtcaaaattttagttgGTTTACTACCGCATCAATACCTCTTCAACATACCATTCAATTAATGAACACAATTGTATTACAGGGGGTTTACAATATAGGCACATGACGACAAACCTGATGAAATGCATTAGCTCTGGATTGAAGGAAACGCTCATTAGTCAATAACCTCGATTgtcaaataaacatatttttgttTGGCTAAACTTTTTCTAAAGCGAGTGGAGAAATATGTTGGACAAATGTAGGGCGGCTACGTCTGGAGCAATGACGTACTGAAAAAATTATGAAGGATACAGCACGAGCGAACTGTATGCATCTAGTGTGTCACTCGCACGAAGGCCTATTGTTTTGGATTACAGATTTCGGTCAATTAGACCAAGGTATTTTTGGGAGAGTGTACCATGTAGACCTAAGACGATGAACTTACAATTGTAGGAGATTAGACGCACTTTGTTTTCCATGCGCTCATGCAATTGCAATATGTACCAATCAACATTTGGATTACATGAGCTTAATGAACGAAGTGTACAAACTAAAACACAAGTATAACGTGTGAAGAAACATATTTCTATCGATCCCAAATAAACATATGTGGCTGTCTGTATTAAGCGCTCCATTCAAGCTGTTACCCGATAGATCATTGCGTtgcaaaccaaaaggtcgaccGAAATCAACTCGGATACACGATAACATGGATATTTGGGAGAAGTCAAACCAATCGAGGTTATGTGagtggtgtaggaacccagggcATACAATGCTGTCATGTCTACACCGACAGGATGATATAAGAACAACacctcattaacaattttttttaattttttatttcatattcaaattttgatgtaatttgtaacaacccatttttaagtAGCGACGGAACAGCggttcaagaccacaaatttttatcaatttgacttgtaaatattatttttaaaatatttatagagtcattagggtcgtattaaaatttggttaagaaattttatcatttggatAGCTAATTTATGaagaaggactaatttgtaaaagatgcaaaacttaTCGATTAATGCAATTGGATGATTTAATGGCCTAAAAATGCAATTGGATGATTTAATGGCCTAAGTAGAAAATGAGGGAGGAAAAATAGGGAAATTAATCCTTATTTTGGATAATGGACggcaatagggattaaatttaaagaaaaattgaataaaaatttagtataatggcaattttgtaattaaaacaaagttaaaacAAAACTAAGTAAAGGTTAAGTCTTTCTTCTTCATTCTATCTTCAAACTTGCCGAAAAACCATGGAAAATTATGCTTGGAGAATCGGACAAACATAGTATCTTGCATGTGAGCTATTTCTAAgactgtttcttttaatttttatatttttgatatcgttgcaactagatCCAGCTAGCCTATACCTTCATTTTttaatctattaaaaattttagaagtttccattgatgaatcttgaatttttttaatgataactATGTATTTGAAGCTGTGATTGTTATTTAgtgattttgtgaagtgatttttgttagattttgattttaggattaaattatgaaaatgtcaaaattttagggtctaatagtgaatttgatgtttattaatgACTTTTTAAGGGcctagtatattcggctaaaatgtttacttgagaaaaatggttaatttgatggtttttgggttaaaggactaaattgaaaaagttgtaaaagttaggggtaattatgtaatttcaaaaaataaaagtgtataaaatgtaaaataaattggaatatgaaatgtaagttgataattgagaaattttacattttagatcaagaattagtTGATACTCGTGAAGGAAAAATTGTGGAATTGTCCCTGAACTTCTGCAAATACTACAATTTAGTCCAGGTAAGCTCgtatggtttaaaatttttaaaatttaatatctatatgaattgtTGGATGATATAAAATGGCATAatagatatatttaattattgatgATGTAAGGTTATTTGAGAGATGTTATTGAATTCTGATTTTTTGATCGGATTAAACTCAAGATAGAGTACAATCGAGATATGGTGTGTTATggggattggagtggagattgTTGTGGAGTGTTAAATACATATGTTTCCTGAGTAGATCGAGTTTCAGCATTTGTTTCAGACTTTGGTGTTATATTATCTGTTTTAGTGTGTTTCGGTTGAACTAGCTCTTCGGAGCCGTTGGTGTGTTTCAGAtagattagctcttatgagcatctggtgtgtttTGATTGGAATATCAATATGCTCTCATCTATAAGTCGTTTATCAGATTGTAAACCTCAGTAAGTTaacttgtttagtgatttttgatggttttgttttatacttgatatttgaatttaattttacaaTTCACTGCTATAATTGTGGATGACAAGGAACACATATGgttgtaatattattatttgttttgttgCACTCACtttggtaagatttatcgttTTGGTAcattgagcttactaagctttaatgagcttatttgtgttattttctaCGCTTGTATATATTCTGAAGGTTGGATGGTCGGATCATCACTCAAATCACACTATCCTCTcattttcggtagtttttgaaacatttattttggattatatggcatgtaataggcttgtaCGTCATTACTATTGTTTTGAACATGCAAAATGTTAAGTATGACCTtatgtgcaaaaaaaaaaatcaacttatataaTATATGAGAATGAGGTAAATATTTTAAGGAAAATATGAATGATATGTGTTAATGCAATGTGTGTTTGAGGTAGTGTtagaattttgtgaattgataagttgtggttgatgattcattttgatgtataattgtatatacttgtggtatcaatgaggatacattggttaggcacttaggatggttgatttaacatgtttttaacttatttaatgtCACTTTGAATAGGTCTTTTGGTTGGTAAATGGATTACTTAGAGTTTAAGTAACCTTCAATTGGTAAATttgttgtttaaggttcattttgggtccacacggcctaaaacatgggcgtgtgactcagccgtgtaagacacacggtcatgtgtcatCTGAAGAGTTATTTAGGGTGCAAGTCAGTGAGTCACacagtcagagagttacacgggtgaggacatgggctgggacatggctgtgtgtccctagttcgattgttacacgacctgagacacaaACGTGTGTCTTAGcagtgtaaggcacacggcctggccacacggtcgtgtgacccctattttgtaaattttgcatctttttcttaaactttctaaactatttcaaattggtcccaaattgtttctaggttatttttagagcctcgaaggctcgatttaaggacgTTTTGCATGAGTATaaatggtttatgatatgattattatactgattgataaaattttcatatgtttctGATTGTTctgtaatactccataacccaaATCTAGCGACTGAGACGGGTTGCCGATGTTACATAATTTGTAAACACATGCTTTTATTATAccatacaaataaaaaaatacaacttTGTTCTATTATTCCCTTGCATGCTTGATTTAAtaatatgaaatgataatgagaatcaattttgatgcaaaaatgatatttatttaaaaacataagaATATACAACGTCGATACAATaaaaacatttcatatttatttaaaaaattacatgaaaagtacaaaaataaaataaatcaatacaATCCCTGATCAGAATGTTTGTCACATCGAGGTAGTTGACGGTTGTGAGCCGAATTCTTTTTTGGTTTAACCTCCGGTACAGGTTGTAGTCTTGGCCTCTCATCTTTTTTGCCTTTGTCTGTAGTTGATTGTAATCAGTTGCTCTTCGATTTCCATCGTGTATCCTCCGGTTTAGGAATAGGTGGTTGCGAGGTCCACTTTGGTAAAACAATGATCCTGGAGGTGTTTGCGACACCATTGGCGTAGGGGTATAACTATATTGTATCCCATACATCAATGGCATAATGATCGGACTTTCGGTCAGTGCCCAAACATAGACGGCCTATATGTCATCGTCGAAAACTTCAAAGGCATCAGCGTGTAATATGCCGAGGATAGAGGTCTATAAGCAAAACTTGGCATCAAAGTAGAAGAAAAAAATGTAGTGCAATTGTGGTGTTTGTGTAAAAAAGACGGGGTTAGTATAAGCACTAGAATAAGTCGAGTCATATTGACCAGGAAGGTGGTGCGAAAATAGGTGTTAGTTGTTGTGTAGGCGTAGACAATTGACCCGTCTCGACAACTCTATTGTGGCCTCCTCACCTTGGATTCCTAGGTGTTTGTCGTGGCCTCCTAGTATGTGATTGTCTACCTCTCACCTTTCCACCTagcaaatatggcttgccatagaCCCTAAACCATGACATGTATTCCAGATAGCAGGCTAACTCAAGTGTGACAATAGTGTCATGAGTAGGTAAAAACTCGTACCTATTGTTCCTAATGTTGATATATTGCTCTTGGAATATTGGTCAATTCTCATCTATTCTCCTCTGCAAATTGCTATGATGCAAACCTTTGATGTCTTATGGTGCTGATGGAATCGATTGCCTGAACCTGAATTGCCGAAGCATTCTATCCGACTCGTGCATCTCCACGACAGTGTACACTACCAATGACATCTTCATGTGCTAGATGTtggaattaaccaaaaatttagATGGGATGCATTCTTGAATTGTTGGATTAGAGTATaacatccattcaaactatattaaaataataaaaaatttagttatctatataatactaatttttaaagaaactatgttaaaattatatcaatcaaattttaaaaaaaatacatatatccGCTTCCgatcgttggtctaatagaagctgtATATCTTAAAGCTCATCCGATAGTCCTATGTGACTCGAGCCATTGTTCCACCTATTGAAATAATatgttaacacaataatttaaattttaaataattttattatggtaAATATATTATCTAATGAATTTTTCCTTGTTACAAGTGGAAATGTATAAGGGTAGTCcgctcgaggacgtaaaaatgacAATCGATACCAcgcccatgattgtagtagtagCATGCAAccatcaattttgattttttgtagTGTCGTTGCTCAACACATTTCTcgatacaatgttgccaacacaaCTAACCCCCAACTGAGTTCGTTCACTTCTCTAAAGTCGACAAGTTTTAGAAGCCACCTTAAATGGACAAGATTTCTTGACTTATCGGACATTAGAAAACCCTCAATTATCATAAGAATGTACATCCAGGCATGTTGTTCTCTTTGGACTTCAGTAAATTCCTTATCGAGCCTACCAAAATTTCTTTTTAACCAATTCATATCTATCTGGGCTCCATAAATCATTTCCAAAACCCTCCCTAAACGTCGCTCACGTATGTCTCTCCAATTGGTTGCCTGAATTGACTCAGTCACTACCCGTCCATCCACGGGTAATCCGAGTTGTAACTGCATGTTCTTTAGAGTGATAGTACATTCGCCACAtgaaagatgaaatgtgtgcgtctcaaGTCTCCACCTTTCCACCAACCGACTTACAAGTAAGGTTCGATTGAGGGTAATGGAGAAGTGGGTAGATTACGAATATACGTTTTCAAAATTCGATCTTCcacttatatataaaaaaatacaaaatattaaatttcaatataataagaaaatatttaaattaaattacattaaatataataaaaaattattaccatTTGTAATTGAGTGACAGAAATGTGCTTATCATTCAAACAATTTAGAGATTGTGCTATTGTTACTTTTCAGAAACACGAAACAAATTGTATTTATACATTTTACAAAAATCTTAagacaattttaataaaataaactagagttgagagagaaataaattttgagtgAGAAATAAAGAAGgaattgaaagaaatttgaaaGAGATTTAAGAATGTGAGAGAgagttgagattgaattgaataaacaAAATGAAATGGGGGTTatacagaaaagaaaagatgatcgTGTGGGGGGGGGGAGGAAGGGAAGCCATTGGTCCTAATGACTAATTAGTTGTTGGGGTAAAGTGACCGTTAGGGAAAAACGCTTACAGCTAaaagtatttttatattatgtgaCAAAAATGTTTTCAGTTAGAAATTTTTTCTTGGAAATTAACTAAAACCGCTTTTAGCTAGaagtattttaataaaattagtttagtcccataattttttgaaaatatgattcaatctcacaaatttttttttaaattttcggcATTTTTAGGTTATTTACACCTATATTAAAAGATATTAGCCAATTCTTCCTTTTTGTTTCGCTATGAATAAAGTGGGACCCGATTGGGGGTAGTTTTGGGTCAAGCTTTTCAGTAGGTAACTGTGTTACACACTACACCTGTTAGTGGACTGTTgtcttcctttatttttttcttttctttttcatattttaaattgaaaaattattataatgttgattaaattaaattcaactaAGATGTAATAACTATCAACAAAAGTTGAGGactctgattttttttatttaaatttaaattttattatgtataatttcTATGTATGAATCTTTCatcttattaaatataattaccATGTATAAGTTTtagtttaacaaaataattttaatttaaattattttgattttttattgttttgtattagtttaatcatattttaaaattttctagttgCAATTTCCATAACCAATaatgtgaatcatttatcaagggTAGAAATGGAAGTATTGCCTAGATTTATTCGGCTCTGTTTTGATACATTTAAACACTAGACTTTAAGTCAAAgaagatttaaataataaaattattgattaagTCTTTAATTTAATTGGTATGGATATTGTTGTTAATACAAGAAGAGATAAGTTTTAAGTACACTGAAATACATTATCATCCTATTTATGGGTTAAGAAGAGCTATAGAGAATTTTAtctattatgttaaaaataatcgAACCTATAATAAgactattcaaaaataaaataaaattattgttaataaAACGTTaaataaattaccaaattaaataaaaggatgaCCATTCACTAATTATCAACGCTAATATAAATTTGGTCAAAATTGGCTAAAACTgtatattttttaacaattaaaGAAAAGTTATGTAACTTAAAATGATGATCAGCTTAGCTTTAGAAGAGATTTTGATACTCAAAAGGAAACACGTCAGACTATGAAGTCTAAATTCAACATCTTTAGCGGttagtttgaattattatttaattaataaagataaatagtcactacttgagtttgaaaaaatgtttatatgtaattatatataatattaacttaaaataaatttatcagctgcactaatttgaactttaaaaataatattattatgagaaataatcataaattttaaaaaatttaatttaatttttttactataaaacagacatgaatataattttgataataaaaatataaaataaaattttaagaaaattatttgttACTTTCCACGAGAAATTTTCTCCTCCTTTGttgaataattataatatattaatgataGGTAGTTAAACTTGAATTATGGATTGGCATgcctattttttatataatataattaatgagTTATTGAATTCTTTTAATGTGTTTGTGGGGGGTTTTTTACAAATAtggtataaaaaattattatatacgAAAATAGGTTTTCAGATagattatttacgaaaatgagttacttttttttagtattaataaattttttctaatattttattattattattattatattttaaaaaatttcgggTTAAAAACGGGTCTCCCGTGACCCGTAGGCGCCACATGTGGTGCCTGATGCAGGGGCACCACACCCTGCAGGCATGTAGTCATTTCATGACCCTCCTAGTGACTTGTCATCTCAAATTGGAGAGGGATGGAATTTAATTGTAGAAAAACAATAATGGGGGAGAttagtaaattaattatattatataaaaaaattggagaGGGATggaattattaataaattaattttagtgattttactgtattatgattttttagaaatatatttttttaagaaaatcattttatagttattttgtgttagtaattaataattataagttgttagtgtttatagtttagtgttttatgattttttaatataatttttatataatgtaaatttatattattatttatttatttgataatttttattgattgattaaaattttgattaaatttgttgttatataattttataggttgtGTGAAAGAAACTACTTAGGTTTgtttcaatttcaattatttttaattcatatgttttttaatctttagataatttatatttattttttattgtatgtaaatgatggggaattataaaattaatttttaaaatggttgtgcaataaaattattttttagtagtgtattagtgtattgtgatttttttgataatgtattttaaaaaaatgattaggttatataaatttatttatttatttatttgataatttttattgattgatcaaaattttgattaaatttgttgttatataattttaattgcaGATTTGTGACAAATGGATTCATTGATTGATAGTACTAATCACATATCAAGTAGCATTAATAAGAtggtaatgaaatttttatttgatattcaCATTACATTATttgttgaatgaaattatattgtattaactatttcGTTAATATAATAATGTCAGGTCGAGTACTGCGCATTGAAGGGCCGTATTCATAGTGTAGGGTTTCAGCCGGATGAATGCCTAATACCGTTCTTAGAGTTAGCCGGGTTCGGATCAGCAGCATTGATCCGGACTTTTAATCTACGATATGACTTGATTTCTACCTTAGTCAAGCGATGGCGTccggagacccacacatttcatttgccaTGCAGGGAGTGCACAATCACTCTAGAGGACATTGCACTACAGCTGGGGCTCCCCATCGATGAGAACGCGGTCACGGGCGTAAGTTTGATCTCCAGGCCTGCTCGCCTTTGCTATGACTTACTTGGACGCTCGCCAAGTGAGGGAAAATTTCAAACCTTGAAGTTTTCATGGCTAAAGGCCAATTTTGAATATTTGCCTAGTACTGCCACTGAATTGGAGGTTATGCAGGCAGCGCGAGCTTATATTATGCACCTTGTAGGAGGTGTACTCATGTCGGATACACACAGCAGTGAAGTCCACTTGATGTACTTATCGCTGCTATCTAATTTGCATAACACGCGTTCATACAGTTGGGGGTCTGCAGTGTTAGCCATTTTGTACCGCGAACTTTGTCGGACGACAAATCCCTCTGTACATAGGTGGATGCCTCATACTGTTGCAGTCGTAGGCGCTTTATCagatgccattcttggcatccattagtcatcaatcatatatatttccactcgTTAACAGGTGATGAATCTTTACGTGTTACAGCAATTAATTGTCTCTTTTTTCGGATTATATTGTTCTAACAATTTATTTTCATAGATGGAGCACGAATCCGGGTATCGGGAGGTCATACACAGTTCCGATATACCGTCTGATGATCGAGAATCATTCTGGAGAGGGAgtaagtttttttaatattatttttattttattattttatctcacttAACCCGCGTTAATATAAAAATGTTATGAACTGTGCAGTTCATTTGGATGCCATATTCTGTTCCTGAAGTTACAGCTGTTATTCCATCGTATGCCCACGTCCACTCACACCTATGGTGCAGTAACGCACCCCTTATCCATTTTCATACGGTGGAGTGGTACGATCGAGTACTCCGGCAGTTCGGTTGTATACAATATATCCCGATACAGCCAGTAAGATTGGATGTATAGCTACATGGCATCAATAGGAGGGGGAGGCATGAAACTGATTGGGGAGATGAGCATTCAGAATATATTACGATGTGGAACAACCGGTTTAGTAGGTTACCTCAGATGGATCGTTGTTTGGATCTGTAGCCCTCGCCACAGTACCTACAGTGGTACTATGAGAAGGGAAAACCATTTTTATTTGGTGGGCGGTCGATGGTAGTCCCCCCTCATACGACACGGATTGGGCAACATCTTCTAGATCCGTATCATACACCAGCTCCGGAGGTAGACCCAGAGTCAGAGCCAAAGTCGGAGCCAGAGCCGGAGCCGGAGCCGGAGCCAGAGCCGGAGCTACACTCCGGGAGCAGCTCATATCCACCATCGTACTCTACTCCTCTAGAGTCGTATCCGTCGCCATTCTCTTCTCCCCCCGGCCCATATCTAGCGCCATTCTCTACTCGCCCCGGCTCGAGTTCATCAGTGGCATTTGAGTCGTTCTCTACACCCATACATATGGATGAAAAGAACGTTGATTACCGTAGTCGTCCACAACGTGAACGTCGAGCTTCGCGAAGATATACCCCTAgaaccacaccatcaaaccatcaattttaaggGGTTTTGTATTgtaaattactttatttttatgtaaattatttttttgcattatatttatcgatttttttatttGGCATTTTATTATCGGATTTGAGTGTGAATTTTAGAATTGCTTAGTTGAAATACATAATACgaataaaaaaagagaatgaTTATCCAGTTTGGTAGTTTTGAAgtacttaaaaattaaataaacaatacTTTTTCTTTCAACATGCAATAAGCAACATGTAATGAACAACATCTTAATTTCTATCCTATCACGATGATTGTCCAGTTTGGTAATTTCGGAGTGGGCAGTTACTTCGATTGTGACCAGCTAATTTGCATACTCCACACAGCTTCTCG contains:
- the LOC107926942 gene encoding protein MAINTENANCE OF MERISTEMS-like; its protein translation is MDSLIDSTNHISSSINKMVEYCALKGRIHSVGFQPDECLIPFLELAGFGSAALIRTFNLRYDLISTLVKRWRPETHTFHLPCRECTITLEDIALQLGLPIDENAVTGVSLISRPARLCYDLLGRSPSEGKFQTLKFSWLKANFEYLPSTATELEVMQAARAYIMHLVGGVLMSDTHSSEVHLMYLSLLSNLHNTRSYSWGSAVLAILYRELCRTTNPSVHRWMPHTVAVVGALSDAILGIH